One genomic region from Nocardioides plantarum encodes:
- a CDS encoding AAA family ATPase — protein MQTPSSVAEVAQRLGTTGYLCDDDLATVAYLALAMQRPLLLEGEPGTGKTALAEALAVALDVPLVRLQCYEGIDATQALYDWDFPRQVLHLRALEATGGVGGGDLEEAEKSLYDERFLLARPVLTALQQSPAVLLVDEIDRADDEFEAFLLEVLSTYQVSIPELGTVRATTPPIVVLTSNRTRELHDALKRRCLYHWIDHPGLEREVAIVRSRAPEVSAALAEQVVGVVQRLRTQLDLEKPPGVAETLDWARALQHLGTTDLDLESSARTLGALVKYREDADRVRHALDNMLRP, from the coding sequence GTGCAGACACCGTCGTCCGTCGCCGAGGTCGCCCAGCGTCTCGGCACCACCGGCTACCTGTGCGACGACGACCTCGCGACCGTGGCCTACCTCGCACTGGCCATGCAGCGACCGCTGCTGCTCGAGGGCGAGCCCGGCACGGGCAAGACCGCGCTGGCCGAGGCGCTCGCCGTCGCGCTCGACGTACCCCTGGTGCGGCTGCAGTGCTACGAGGGCATCGACGCCACGCAGGCGCTCTACGACTGGGACTTCCCGCGGCAGGTGCTCCACCTGCGCGCGCTCGAGGCGACCGGCGGCGTGGGCGGGGGAGACCTGGAGGAGGCCGAGAAGAGCCTCTACGACGAGCGCTTCCTGCTCGCCCGGCCGGTGCTGACGGCGCTCCAGCAGAGCCCGGCGGTGCTGCTGGTCGACGAGATCGACCGCGCCGACGACGAGTTCGAGGCGTTCCTGCTCGAGGTGCTCTCGACCTACCAGGTGAGCATCCCCGAGCTCGGGACCGTGCGGGCGACGACGCCGCCGATCGTGGTGCTCACGTCCAACCGCACCCGCGAGCTGCACGACGCCCTCAAGCGGCGCTGCCTCTACCACTGGATCGACCACCCCGGCCTCGAGCGCGAGGTGGCGATCGTCCGCTCGCGCGCCCCCGAGGTGTCGGCCGCGCTCGCCGAGCAGGTCGTGGGCGTGGTGCAGCGGTTGCGCACCCAGCTCGACCTGGAGAAGCCGCCGGGGGTCGCCGAGACCCTCGACTGGGCCCGCGCCCTGCAGCACCTCGGCACCACCGACCTCGACCTCGAGTCCTCCGCGCGCACCCTCGGTGCGCTGGTGAAGTACCGCGAGGACGCCGACCGGGTGCGCCACGCCCTCGACAACATGCTGCGGCCATGA
- a CDS encoding nucleotidyltransferase family protein — protein MTAGVLLAAGGGSRMGTPKALVRDPDGTSWLLRSIDVLREAGCDHLLVVLGAAADEARALLPDPLPDDLRVVVADDWATGMAASLSTGLSALQHDDGEVALITLVDLPDVGADVARRVLAVAAGPDSLARATYDGRPGHPVLMGREHWFPAAATVEGDAGAKDYLREHGCVGVECGDLASGRDVDSR, from the coding sequence ATGACGGCGGGAGTGCTGCTGGCGGCCGGTGGCGGGTCGCGGATGGGCACGCCCAAGGCGCTCGTGCGCGACCCCGACGGCACCTCGTGGCTGCTGCGCAGCATCGACGTGCTGCGCGAGGCCGGCTGCGACCACCTGCTCGTCGTGCTCGGCGCCGCGGCCGACGAGGCCCGGGCGCTGCTGCCCGACCCGCTGCCCGACGACCTGCGCGTCGTCGTCGCCGACGACTGGGCCACCGGCATGGCGGCGTCGCTCTCGACCGGGCTGTCCGCGCTGCAGCACGACGACGGCGAGGTCGCCCTGATCACGCTGGTCGACCTGCCCGACGTCGGCGCCGACGTCGCGCGCCGGGTGCTCGCGGTCGCCGCCGGCCCCGACAGCCTCGCGCGGGCGACGTACGACGGTCGGCCAGGTCACCCGGTGCTGATGGGGCGCGAGCACTGGTTCCCCGCGGCCGCGACGGTCGAGGGGGACGCCGGCGCCAAGGACTACCTGAGGGAGCACGGGTGCGTGGGCGTCGAGTGCGGCGACCTGGCCAGCGGTCGCGACGTCGACTCGCGCTGA
- a CDS encoding RNA polymerase sigma factor: MTSTARRDRFEDVAAEVVEPLRRFLARRTDPATADDVLAETLLVCWRRIDEVPDAPLAWTYGVARLCLANADRSARRQRRVAARVATVDPPAVGTPGPGGESPQEAAVTEALGALPVKDAELLRLWAWEQLTPAEIAVVLDATPNAVSIRLHRARGKLRDELRNIGVGAGHEQSTEGRTP; the protein is encoded by the coding sequence GTGACCTCCACGGCCCGCCGCGACCGGTTCGAGGACGTCGCCGCCGAGGTCGTCGAGCCGCTGCGGCGCTTCCTGGCCCGGCGTACCGACCCCGCGACGGCCGACGACGTGCTGGCCGAGACGCTGCTCGTGTGCTGGCGGCGCATCGACGAGGTGCCCGACGCTCCGCTCGCCTGGACGTACGGCGTCGCCCGGCTCTGCCTGGCCAACGCCGACCGCAGTGCCCGCCGGCAGCGACGGGTCGCGGCCAGGGTGGCGACCGTCGACCCGCCGGCCGTCGGCACGCCCGGGCCGGGCGGGGAGAGCCCGCAGGAGGCGGCGGTCACCGAGGCCCTGGGCGCACTCCCGGTCAAGGACGCCGAGCTGCTGCGGCTGTGGGCCTGGGAGCAGCTCACCCCGGCCGAGATCGCGGTCGTCCTCGACGCGACGCCGAACGCCGTGAGCATCCGGCTGCACCGCGCCCGCGGAAAGCTGCGCGACGAGCTGCGAAACATCGGCGTCGGTGCCGGACATGAACAGTCGACGGAGGGGAGGACGCCATGA
- a CDS encoding serine/threonine-protein kinase, with translation MARFPSVGEEFGSYRIVRQLGRGGMGVVFAAEHRGLGRTVALKVLSPELAAQDDYRTRFSREATVLARLDSPHIVQILDHGEHDGCLYIATQYVAGGDLSGALGTYGPMPAAQAAQLAEQLAWALGDSHAAGVVHRDVKPSNVLLREVSTELFVYLCDFGIAQDRDPGLTAPGVVAGTFAYLAPERLRGEPATAAADLYALGCVLFTSLVGAAPYAGSDVEIGMSHLNAPVPQLVPSSPVAVAANAVLQRSMAKEPGARYPDARAMREDLRELGRLAAATPHPPLVPLTPLTGQRPSGPSGPSGVPSGGPGGYSSAPPLPRPATPVPSVPSVPSVPSVPSVPAAAWSPGPQTWQPPRTQPPRRRTALVVVGAVVAVVAIAVGAGIAVAVNGSDGDRPEAAGSTTQPVETSATSDPTTDPTTSPTTEPTTQAPSPTPTSTPTSKPTPPKKKAPKPFYPDVKAATGPRMTLGVASLRVPRGWGRIDSGIVDSGIGSRDYSDREGYYSSVFIRRSNPGFKIESIELLKVAAQSAVKALDKNDKSIRLKNSKLLRTAWLDGQRAVRITATYYSPKDNLSFVEETWFAQRGTFLYRVTFQHSASDSVAERRAQIDPMIVSFRWKR, from the coding sequence GTGGCCCGTTTCCCTTCCGTGGGCGAGGAGTTCGGCAGCTATCGCATCGTGCGCCAGCTGGGACGTGGCGGCATGGGTGTCGTGTTCGCCGCCGAGCACCGGGGGCTCGGCCGCACGGTCGCCCTCAAGGTGCTGTCCCCCGAGCTCGCCGCCCAGGACGACTACCGCACCCGCTTCTCCCGCGAGGCCACCGTGCTGGCCCGCCTCGACTCCCCGCACATCGTGCAGATCCTCGACCACGGAGAGCACGACGGCTGCCTCTACATCGCCACCCAGTACGTCGCCGGCGGCGACCTGTCCGGCGCCCTCGGAACCTACGGGCCGATGCCCGCGGCACAGGCCGCCCAGCTCGCCGAGCAGCTCGCGTGGGCGCTGGGCGACTCGCACGCCGCCGGGGTCGTGCACCGTGACGTCAAGCCGAGCAACGTGCTGCTGCGCGAGGTCAGCACCGAGCTCTTCGTCTACCTCTGCGACTTCGGCATCGCCCAGGACCGCGACCCGGGCCTGACCGCGCCGGGCGTGGTCGCCGGCACCTTCGCCTACCTGGCCCCCGAGCGCCTGCGCGGCGAGCCCGCCACCGCCGCGGCCGACCTCTACGCCCTGGGCTGCGTGCTGTTCACCTCGCTCGTCGGCGCGGCGCCGTACGCCGGGAGCGACGTCGAGATCGGGATGAGCCACCTCAACGCGCCGGTGCCGCAGCTGGTGCCGAGCTCGCCGGTGGCGGTCGCCGCCAACGCAGTGCTGCAGCGCTCGATGGCCAAGGAGCCCGGCGCGCGCTACCCCGACGCCCGGGCGATGCGCGAGGACCTGCGCGAGCTCGGCCGGCTGGCCGCGGCGACACCGCACCCGCCCTTGGTGCCGCTGACCCCGTTGACCGGACAGCGGCCGTCGGGGCCGTCTGGTCCCTCGGGGGTTCCGTCGGGCGGGCCGGGCGGCTACTCGTCGGCCCCGCCGCTTCCTCGTCCGGCCACCCCGGTGCCGTCGGTGCCGTCGGTGCCGTCGGTGCCGTCGGTGCCGTCGGTGCCGGCTGCCGCCTGGTCCCCCGGTCCGCAGACGTGGCAGCCCCCGCGCACCCAGCCCCCGCGGCGGCGTACCGCCCTGGTCGTGGTCGGCGCCGTCGTCGCGGTCGTGGCGATCGCCGTCGGGGCCGGCATCGCCGTGGCCGTCAACGGGTCCGACGGCGACCGTCCCGAGGCGGCCGGGTCGACAACCCAGCCCGTCGAGACCTCCGCGACGAGCGATCCCACCACCGATCCGACGACGTCGCCGACCACCGAGCCGACCACCCAGGCGCCGAGCCCGACGCCGACCTCCACGCCGACCTCGAAGCCGACGCCGCCGAAGAAGAAGGCTCCCAAGCCCTTCTACCCCGACGTGAAGGCGGCGACCGGCCCGCGGATGACGCTGGGGGTCGCCTCGCTGCGGGTGCCGAGGGGCTGGGGTCGCATCGACTCCGGGATCGTCGACTCCGGCATCGGCTCGCGCGACTACTCCGACCGCGAGGGCTACTACTCCTCGGTGTTCATCCGGCGCAGCAACCCGGGCTTCAAGATCGAGTCGATCGAGCTGCTCAAGGTCGCCGCGCAGAGCGCCGTGAAGGCCCTGGACAAGAACGACAAGAGCATCCGGCTCAAGAACAGCAAGCTGCTGCGCACCGCGTGGCTCGACGGCCAGCGAGCGGTACGGATCACCGCGACCTACTACTCGCCGAAGGACAACCTGTCGTTCGTCGAGGAGACCTGGTTCGCCCAGCGCGGCACCTTCCTCTACCGGGTGACGTTCCAGCACAGCGCCAGCGACTCGGTCGCCGAGCGGCGCGCCCAGATCGACCCGATGATCGTGTCGTTCCGCTGGAAGCGCTGA
- the groL gene encoding chaperonin GroEL (60 kDa chaperone family; promotes refolding of misfolded polypeptides especially under stressful conditions; forms two stacked rings of heptamers to form a barrel-shaped 14mer; ends can be capped by GroES; misfolded proteins enter the barrel where they are refolded when GroES binds) → MSKLIAFNEEARRGLERGMNTLADAVKVTLGPKGRNVVLEKKWGAPTITNDGVSIAKEIELEDPYEKIGAELVKEVAKKTDDVAGDGTTTATVLAQAMVREGLRNVAAGANPMGLKRGIEAAVVAVSEQLSAMAKEVETREQIAATATISAGGDTTVGDAIAEAMDKVGKEGVITVEESNTFGIDLELTEGMRFDKGYISAYFVTDPERMETVLEDPYILLANSKVSSVKDLLPLLEKVMQSGKPLLIISEDVDGEALSTLVVNKIRGTFKSVAVKAPGFGDRRKAMLQDIAILTGGQVISEEVGLKLETATMDLLGQARKVVITKDETTIVEGAGDQGQIEGRVNQIRAEIEKSDSDYDREKLQERLAKLAGGVAVIKVGAATEVELKERKHRIEDAVRNAKAAVEEGIVAGGGVALVQAAATAFDKLDLVGDEATGVNIVRVATSAPLKQIAINAGLEGGVVAEKVANLTPGHGLNAATGEYVDMIAEGIIDPAKVTRSALQNAASIAALFLTTEAVVADKPEKAAPMGGDPSGGMGGMDF, encoded by the coding sequence ATGTCCAAGTTGATCGCATTCAACGAGGAGGCCCGGCGCGGCCTCGAGCGTGGCATGAACACGCTCGCCGACGCCGTCAAGGTCACCCTCGGTCCCAAGGGCCGCAACGTCGTTCTCGAGAAGAAGTGGGGAGCGCCCACGATCACCAACGACGGTGTCTCCATCGCCAAGGAGATCGAGCTCGAGGACCCCTACGAGAAGATCGGCGCCGAGCTGGTCAAGGAGGTCGCCAAGAAGACCGACGACGTCGCCGGTGACGGTACGACGACCGCCACGGTCCTGGCCCAGGCGATGGTCCGCGAGGGCCTGCGCAACGTGGCCGCCGGCGCCAACCCGATGGGTCTCAAGCGCGGCATCGAGGCGGCTGTCGTGGCCGTCTCCGAGCAGCTGTCCGCCATGGCCAAGGAGGTCGAGACCCGCGAGCAGATCGCGGCCACGGCCACCATCTCCGCTGGTGGCGACACCACCGTCGGTGACGCCATCGCCGAGGCGATGGACAAGGTCGGCAAGGAGGGCGTGATCACGGTCGAGGAGTCCAACACCTTCGGCATCGACCTCGAGCTGACCGAGGGCATGCGCTTCGACAAGGGCTACATCTCGGCCTACTTCGTCACCGACCCCGAGCGCATGGAGACCGTGCTGGAGGACCCCTACATCCTCCTGGCCAACTCCAAGGTCAGCAGCGTCAAGGACCTGCTGCCGCTCCTCGAGAAGGTCATGCAGTCCGGCAAGCCGCTGCTGATCATCTCCGAGGACGTCGACGGCGAGGCCCTGTCCACGCTGGTCGTCAACAAGATCCGTGGCACGTTCAAGTCGGTCGCCGTCAAGGCCCCCGGCTTCGGCGACCGCCGCAAGGCCATGCTCCAGGACATCGCGATCCTGACCGGCGGCCAGGTCATCTCCGAGGAGGTCGGCCTCAAGCTCGAGACCGCCACCATGGACCTGCTCGGCCAGGCCCGCAAGGTCGTCATCACCAAGGACGAGACCACCATCGTCGAGGGTGCCGGCGACCAGGGCCAGATCGAGGGCCGGGTCAACCAGATCCGCGCCGAGATCGAGAAGTCCGACTCCGACTACGACCGCGAGAAGCTGCAGGAGCGCCTGGCCAAGCTGGCCGGCGGCGTGGCGGTCATCAAGGTCGGCGCGGCCACCGAGGTCGAGCTCAAGGAGCGCAAGCACCGCATCGAGGACGCCGTCCGCAACGCCAAGGCGGCTGTCGAGGAGGGCATCGTCGCCGGTGGCGGCGTGGCGCTCGTCCAGGCTGCGGCCACCGCGTTCGACAAGCTCGACCTGGTCGGCGACGAGGCCACGGGCGTCAACATCGTGCGCGTCGCGACGTCGGCCCCGCTCAAGCAGATCGCGATCAACGCCGGCCTCGAGGGTGGCGTCGTCGCGGAGAAGGTCGCCAACCTGACCCCGGGTCACGGCCTCAACGCCGCGACCGGCGAGTACGTCGACATGATCGCCGAGGGCATCATCGACCCCGCCAAGGTCACCCGCTCGGCCCTGCAGAACGCCGCCTCCATCGCGGCGCTGTTCCTCACCACCGAGGCCGTCGTGGCCGACAAGCCCGAGAAGGCCGCGCCCATGGGCGGCGACCCCTCGGGTGGCATGGGCGGCATGGACTTCTGA
- a CDS encoding ATP-grasp domain-containing protein: MTDVLLVTSSSYPDGEVGHELLVGALAARGLTSRWVVWDDPFVGWSDAELVCVRSTWDYHARLPDFLGWAGSVGPRLLHGVEAFRWNTDKRYLDDLARLGGVPTVPTVVADDPVDLRAAISRFGTSVVKPRVGAGGRGIVIVHDAETWLPVDAGPWIVQPLLESVHHEGEVSVFVMAGHPVSQVNKIASPHDIRVHEEYGGTSVAAVLTHEAAMLAVDAVAATTEILGCEILYARVDMLRSDGRLLVSEVEITEPGLYLDLVSDNAESFADAVAVRLGR, translated from the coding sequence GTGACCGACGTCCTCCTGGTCACCAGCAGCAGCTACCCCGACGGCGAGGTGGGCCACGAGCTCCTCGTCGGGGCCCTGGCCGCGCGCGGCCTCACCAGTCGGTGGGTCGTGTGGGACGACCCGTTCGTCGGCTGGTCCGACGCCGAGCTGGTGTGCGTCCGCTCGACCTGGGACTACCATGCGCGCCTGCCTGACTTCCTCGGCTGGGCCGGCAGCGTCGGGCCCCGCCTGCTCCACGGCGTCGAGGCGTTCCGCTGGAACACCGACAAGAGGTACCTCGACGACCTCGCCCGGCTGGGCGGCGTACCGACGGTCCCGACGGTCGTCGCCGACGACCCGGTCGACCTGCGGGCGGCGATCAGCCGCTTCGGTACCTCGGTGGTCAAGCCGCGGGTCGGCGCGGGTGGCCGCGGCATCGTCATCGTCCACGACGCCGAGACGTGGCTGCCCGTCGATGCCGGTCCCTGGATCGTCCAGCCGCTGCTCGAGTCGGTCCACCACGAGGGCGAGGTGTCGGTGTTCGTGATGGCCGGCCACCCGGTGAGTCAGGTCAACAAGATCGCCTCGCCCCACGACATCCGGGTGCACGAGGAGTACGGCGGCACCTCGGTCGCGGCGGTCCTGACCCACGAGGCGGCGATGCTGGCGGTCGACGCGGTCGCGGCCACCACCGAGATCCTGGGCTGCGAGATCCTCTACGCGCGCGTCGACATGCTGCGCAGCGACGGTCGCCTGCTGGTCAGCGAGGTCGAGATCACCGAGCCCGGCCTCTACCTCGACCTGGTCTCCGACAACGCCGAGAGCTTCGCCGACGCGGTCGCCGTGCGGCTGGGCCGCTGA
- a CDS encoding SGNH/GDSL hydrolase family protein, translating into MSAVLTVVVGAAATSYGARELLHRQAAIARRIIGKPHADGPPDADRVWRSAYGDPLDLLLVGDSIAAGLGAERRKDTLGGRLAKGLAKSTGRAVRLRTAAVVGAESSMLAAQLAGLPDDYAPDVAVVVVGGNDVTHRVPVAQAAADLEAAVRALRERGVEVVVGTCPDLGALRPVPQPLRALGSRASRQLASAQAAATLRAGGHVVSLARVVGPFFISHPDEMFSLDRFHPSGLGYRRTAAALLPSLLAALGLDDGVPAGLAAWSDAARTG; encoded by the coding sequence GTGAGTGCCGTGCTCACCGTGGTCGTGGGGGCCGCCGCGACGTCGTACGGCGCCCGGGAGCTGCTGCACCGCCAGGCCGCGATCGCCCGCCGCATCATCGGCAAGCCGCACGCCGACGGCCCCCCGGACGCCGACCGGGTGTGGAGGTCGGCGTACGGCGACCCGCTCGACCTGCTCCTGGTCGGCGACTCGATCGCGGCCGGGCTGGGCGCCGAGCGTCGCAAGGACACCCTCGGCGGGCGGCTGGCCAAGGGACTTGCGAAAAGCACGGGGCGGGCCGTGCGGTTGCGCACTGCGGCGGTCGTCGGGGCGGAGAGCTCCATGCTCGCCGCTCAGCTGGCGGGGTTGCCGGACGACTACGCGCCCGACGTCGCGGTCGTGGTGGTGGGCGGCAACGACGTCACCCACCGGGTCCCGGTGGCCCAGGCCGCGGCCGACCTGGAGGCTGCCGTCCGCGCACTGCGCGAGCGGGGGGTCGAGGTCGTCGTCGGTACCTGCCCCGACCTCGGCGCGCTGCGACCGGTGCCCCAACCCCTGCGGGCTCTGGGGTCGCGGGCGTCGCGACAGCTGGCCTCGGCGCAGGCGGCGGCCACGCTCCGGGCCGGCGGCCACGTGGTGTCCCTGGCCCGCGTCGTCGGGCCGTTCTTCATCTCCCATCCCGACGAGATGTTCAGCCTCGACCGGTTCCACCCCAGCGGCCTCGGGTACCGGCGTACGGCGGCGGCCCTGCTGCCGTCGCTGCTGGCCGCACTGGGCCTGGATGACGGTGTGCCGGCCGGTCTCGCGGCCTGGTCGGACGCGGCGCGGACCGGCTAG
- a CDS encoding YciI family protein, translated as MTKFLVLLTEADHFAHWDAAGDAERDETYAAFRAFQDAVTERGTIVGGEALSSTDTARTLGPGPDRTITAGPYAETVEQLGGFYVIDVADLDTAVELAGLLPAAYTLEVRECLDVEVG; from the coding sequence ATGACGAAGTTCCTGGTGCTGCTCACCGAGGCCGACCACTTCGCCCACTGGGACGCGGCCGGCGATGCCGAGCGCGACGAGACCTACGCCGCCTTCCGCGCCTTCCAGGACGCGGTCACCGAGCGCGGCACCATCGTGGGCGGCGAGGCGCTGTCGTCGACCGACACCGCGCGCACCCTCGGGCCGGGGCCCGACCGCACCATCACCGCCGGGCCCTACGCCGAGACCGTCGAGCAGCTGGGCGGCTTCTACGTGATCGACGTGGCCGACCTCGACACGGCCGTCGAGCTCGCGGGCCTGCTGCCGGCGGCCTACACCCTCGAGGTGCGCGAGTGCCTCGACGTCGAGGTCGGCTGA
- a CDS encoding RNA polymerase sigma factor, with amino-acid sequence MLVARFRRLDLAEDALADAFEAAARRWPTDGLPDNPPAWLLTAARRRVLDRLRAEAVAARTLPALAVQADLVEEATRVMADGTPPGRAGQAGQVGQAGAVDERLRLVLLCAHPALAPEAAAALTLRLVLGVPTADIARLFLVPVATMAARLTRARKRLAGESFAVPTGAALVERLDGVAAIAYLAFTAGYAPGSGADVVRTAEAGEAVRLVRVVREVAPSAARADLDALLALVLLQHSRRDARVRDGELVLLSDQDRTRWRHDEIAEALGLLTPLVATGASTPYLLQALIAAEHAVAATSGDTDWTRIAAWYAELEELTGSPVVRLNRAVAVAEADGPDAGLTLLAGLDLPGHRLPGVRAELLLRAGRAAEAVTSYDAALATCDNAAEARHLRVRRAAATAVGG; translated from the coding sequence CTGCTCGTCGCCCGGTTCCGACGTCTCGACCTGGCCGAGGACGCGCTGGCCGACGCCTTCGAGGCCGCCGCACGCCGGTGGCCCACCGACGGCCTGCCCGACAACCCACCGGCGTGGCTGCTGACCGCCGCCCGGCGCCGTGTCCTGGACCGCCTGCGCGCCGAGGCCGTGGCCGCCCGGACGCTGCCGGCGCTGGCCGTCCAGGCTGACCTGGTCGAGGAGGCGACACGCGTGATGGCGGACGGCACACCCCCCGGCCGGGCCGGCCAGGCCGGCCAGGTCGGCCAGGCCGGCGCGGTCGACGAGCGGCTGCGGCTGGTGCTGCTCTGCGCGCACCCGGCGCTGGCCCCCGAGGCAGCCGCGGCCCTGACGTTGCGGCTGGTCCTCGGCGTACCGACCGCCGACATCGCCCGGCTCTTCCTGGTGCCGGTGGCGACCATGGCGGCCCGGCTGACCCGCGCCCGCAAGCGGCTGGCCGGCGAGTCGTTCGCGGTGCCGACCGGTGCCGCGCTGGTCGAGCGGCTCGACGGGGTCGCGGCGATCGCCTACCTCGCCTTCACCGCCGGCTACGCGCCGGGCTCGGGCGCCGACGTCGTCCGGACGGCCGAGGCCGGCGAGGCGGTGCGGCTGGTGCGGGTCGTGCGCGAGGTCGCACCGTCCGCGGCCCGCGCCGACCTCGACGCGCTGCTCGCACTGGTCCTGCTCCAGCACTCCCGGCGCGACGCACGGGTGCGCGACGGCGAGCTGGTGCTGCTGTCCGACCAGGACCGCACCCGCTGGCGGCACGACGAGATCGCCGAGGCGCTGGGGCTGCTCACCCCGCTCGTGGCGACGGGCGCGTCCACGCCCTACCTCCTGCAGGCGCTCATCGCGGCCGAGCACGCGGTCGCCGCCACGTCGGGCGACACCGACTGGACCCGCATCGCCGCCTGGTACGCCGAGCTCGAGGAGCTCACCGGCTCCCCGGTCGTGCGACTCAACCGGGCGGTGGCCGTCGCTGAGGCCGACGGCCCCGACGCCGGCCTCACCCTGCTCGCGGGGCTCGACCTGCCCGGCCACCGACTGCCCGGCGTCCGCGCCGAGCTGCTGCTGCGGGCCGGCCGTGCGGCCGAGGCCGTGACGTCGTACGACGCCGCACTGGCCACCTGTGACAACGCCGCCGAGGCCCGCCACCTGCGCGTCCGGCGGGCCGCGGCGACCGCGGTCGGCGGCTGA
- a CDS encoding class F sortase produces MSNPLDITGGRGASSGRRWRQRALLVLVPVLVAVVIVAAVVLGGRESDPSTQGPGSGSAAEQSSTPTPTPTAPPTSRATPAPPTRLIVRSLAIDAPVVDIDLGTDAVLEPPSDPDLVGYWTGSAKVGATRGRTVITGHTVQRGDGALDRLPRIKRGATVTLADRTGTHRYRVTDNLYVTYKDVAKRAQEIFGQTTKAPEGAPLVLVTCTEFNGRFYEGNSIVVAEPVGPGRADPAA; encoded by the coding sequence TTGAGCAACCCACTCGACATCACCGGTGGCCGGGGCGCGAGCTCCGGCCGCCGGTGGCGTCAGCGCGCACTCCTGGTCCTGGTGCCCGTGCTGGTCGCGGTCGTGATCGTCGCCGCTGTGGTGCTCGGCGGTCGCGAGTCCGACCCGTCGACGCAGGGACCCGGGTCCGGCTCGGCGGCGGAGCAATCGAGCACCCCGACGCCGACCCCGACCGCGCCGCCCACCTCTCGGGCCACGCCGGCGCCGCCGACCAGGCTCATCGTCCGCTCGCTCGCCATCGACGCCCCGGTCGTCGACATCGACCTCGGGACCGACGCGGTCCTCGAGCCGCCGTCGGACCCCGACCTGGTCGGCTACTGGACCGGCAGCGCCAAGGTGGGCGCCACCCGGGGACGCACGGTGATCACCGGACACACCGTCCAGCGCGGCGACGGTGCCCTCGACCGCCTCCCCCGGATCAAGCGGGGCGCGACCGTCACGCTCGCCGACCGCACCGGAACCCACCGCTACCGCGTCACCGACAACCTCTACGTCACCTACAAGGACGTCGCCAAGCGCGCCCAGGAGATCTTCGGGCAGACCACGAAGGCGCCCGAGGGGGCTCCGCTGGTGCTGGTGACGTGCACCGAGTTCAACGGCCGCTTCTACGAGGGCAACTCCATCGTCGTCGCCGAGCCGGTCGGCCCCGGCCGGGCCGACCCGGCCGCGTAG
- a CDS encoding SDR family NAD(P)-dependent oxidoreductase, with protein MTRRFEHKRVLVTGASGGIGGSTVELLEAEGATVVGLDLVAGEGVLGCDVSDADSVAHAVGAAVETLGGLDVLVNVAGVDRFRRFEDLDVATWQLHLGVNLTGPMLMSHAALPHLRASRGNIVTIASIAGLRAQPFQAAYCASKAGVIALMKSLALELATDGIRVNTICPGGVQTDLPTRAAAEHSGAAGAAIDWDLLMETSGARWGFMPPRDIADAVAYLASDAAASVNGAVLSVDRGTAC; from the coding sequence ATGACACGACGTTTCGAGCACAAGCGGGTCCTGGTCACCGGTGCGTCCGGCGGCATCGGTGGGTCGACGGTCGAGCTGCTGGAGGCCGAGGGCGCGACCGTCGTGGGGCTCGACCTGGTCGCCGGCGAGGGCGTGCTCGGCTGCGACGTCAGCGACGCCGACTCGGTCGCCCACGCCGTCGGCGCGGCCGTGGAGACCCTCGGCGGGCTCGACGTGCTGGTCAACGTGGCGGGCGTCGACCGCTTCCGCCGCTTCGAGGACCTCGACGTCGCGACGTGGCAGCTCCACCTCGGCGTCAACCTCACCGGGCCGATGCTGATGAGCCACGCCGCACTCCCCCACCTGCGCGCCAGCCGCGGCAACATCGTCACCATCGCCTCGATCGCCGGGCTGCGCGCCCAGCCCTTCCAGGCGGCGTACTGCGCCTCGAAGGCCGGCGTGATCGCGCTGATGAAGTCGCTGGCCCTCGAGCTGGCGACCGACGGCATCCGGGTCAACACGATCTGCCCCGGCGGCGTCCAGACCGACCTGCCGACCCGGGCCGCCGCGGAGCACTCCGGGGCCGCCGGTGCCGCGATCGACTGGGACCTGCTGATGGAGACCTCGGGCGCCCGGTGGGGCTTCATGCCGCCGCGCGACATCGCCGACGCGGTGGCCTACCTGGCCTCCGACGCGGCGGCCTCGGTCAACGGCGCGGTGCTGTCGGTCGACCGCGGCACCGCCTGCTGA